In Spinacia oleracea cultivar Varoflay chromosome 5, BTI_SOV_V1, whole genome shotgun sequence, a single window of DNA contains:
- the LOC110778206 gene encoding auxin-binding protein ABP19a-like, producing MNSLELLFILFLLVPLSHATIIEVDFCVADRSLPRGPEGYPCKNPAKVTADDFVFTGFRGEKTITNIFRLNGTVANHDTFPALNGLGISMARLDLGVGGVVPVHSHRTSEIIVVINGTIIAGIIDTNNTAYYKRLEAGDVMIFPQFLLHFQVNIGKTRALAIVSLNGANPGAQLTTPALFGGNLPAEIAAQITLISPEEVRRLNMIFDRIDTASYTSFTA from the coding sequence ATGAATAGTCTTGAACTTCTTTTCATCCTCTTTCTTTTAGTCCCTTTGAGCCATGCTACTATTATTGAAGTTGATTTCTGTGTTGCTGACCGTAGTCTCCCTAGGGGTCCTGAGGGGTATCCTTGCAAAAATCCAGCCAAAGTCACGGCTGATGATTTTGTTTTTACTGGATTCCGTGGTGAGAAAACCATCACAAATATATTCCGTCTTAACGGAACTGTAGCAAATCACGATACATTTCCGGCCTTGAATGGCTTAGGTATTTCCATGGCAAGGTTAGATTTGGGTGTGGGTGGAGTTGTCCCCGTACATTCTCACCGAACATCAGaaattattgttgttattaatGGGACAATTATTGCAGGGATAATTGACACAAACAACACAGCATATTATAAAAGATTAGAAGCCGGTGATGTCATGATTTTTCCACAATTCTTGCTTCACTTCCAAGTCAATATTGGTAAAACTCGAGCTTTAGCAATTGTTAGCTTAAACGGCGCAAATCCAGGCGCACAACTCACTACACCAGCCCTGTTTGGTGGCAATTTACCAGCTGAAATAGCTGCACAAATTACCCTCATAAGTCCGGAAGAAGTGAGACGCTTGAACATGATATTTGACAGAATTGACACAGCCTCATATACCTCATTTACTGCTTGA
- the LOC110778208 gene encoding auxin-binding protein ABP19a-like encodes MNTLAIIFIIFLSATPLSASNANIEVDYCIANRSLPKGHQGYPCKDPAKVTTDDFVFTGFRGEKIITNIFRNNVTRANHDTFPALNGLGLSMSRLDLGVGGIVPVHSHRTSEIIVLINGTIIAGIIDTNNTAYFKRLEPGDVMIFPQFLLHFQVNVGKTRALAFVGLNGANPGIQITSTALFAGNLPAKIASQITLISPGEVRRLRMIFDRIGTGQ; translated from the coding sequence ATGAATACTCTTGCAATTATTTTCATCATCTTTCTTTCCGCTACGCCTCTCTCAGCTAGTAATGCTAACATTGAAGTCGATTATTGTATCGCAAACCGTAGTCTCCCTAAGGGACATCAAGGATATCCTTGCAAAGATCCTGCTAAAGTTACAACTGATGACTTTGTTTTTACTGGATTCCGTGGTGAAAAGATCATCACAAATATATTTCGAAACAATGTTACTCGGGCAAATCATGATACATTCCCGGCCTTAAATGGTCTAGGTCTTTCCATGTCAAGGTTAGACTTGGGTGTGGGTGGTATTGTCCCGGTACATTCTCACCGAACATCAGAAATTATTGTGCTTATAAATGGAACAATTATTGCTGGGATAATTGACACAAATAACACGGCCTACTTTAAAAGATTAGAGCCCGGTGATGTCATGATTTTCCCACAGTTCTTACTTCACTTCCAGGTGAATGTTGGTAAAACTCGAGCTCTTGCATTTGTTGGCTTGAATGGGGCAAACCCAGGAATACAAATCACTTCCACCGCCCTGTTCGCCGGCAATTTACCAGCTAAAATAGCTTCACAAATCACCCTCATTAGTCCCGGAGAGGTGAGGCGCTTGAGGATGATATTTGACAGAATTGGCACAGGTCAATAA